A genomic segment from Rhodospirillum centenum SW encodes:
- the gcvT gene encoding glycine cleavage system aminomethyltransferase GcvT: protein MACAVETLPGDPDLSDQTEPLLRTPLHALHGELGARMVPFAGYDMPVQYPAGVLKEHLHTRTGAGLFDVSHMGQVRLRGDDPAKALEALVPGDIQGLAEGRIRYTLFTNDHGGILDDLMVTRVGPGELFLVVNAACKQADLAHLRAGLPGVAVEYLGDDAGLLALQGPAAAAVLARHVPAAAAMPFMSAITADIRGIPVRISRSGYTGEDGYEIGAAGTDAEALARLLLAEPEVAPIGLGARDSLRLEAGLCLYGHDIDTTTTPVEAALTWAVAKRRREEGGFPGAALVQRQFREGAVRKRVGILPEGRAPAREHTEIQGADGAVIGSITSGGFGPSVNGPVAMGYVAAAHAAVGTPVNLMVRGKALPAKVAALPFVPHRYYRG, encoded by the coding sequence ATGGCCTGCGCGGTCGAGACTCTGCCGGGAGACCCTGATTTGAGCGACCAGACCGAGCCCTTGCTGCGCACGCCCCTGCATGCCCTGCATGGGGAGCTGGGCGCCCGCATGGTGCCCTTCGCGGGCTATGACATGCCGGTGCAGTACCCCGCCGGGGTGCTGAAGGAGCATCTGCACACCCGCACCGGGGCGGGCCTGTTCGACGTCTCGCACATGGGGCAGGTCCGGCTGCGCGGCGACGACCCCGCCAAGGCGCTGGAGGCTCTCGTGCCCGGCGACATCCAGGGTCTGGCCGAGGGGCGCATCCGCTACACCCTGTTCACCAACGACCATGGCGGCATCCTGGACGACCTGATGGTCACCCGGGTCGGCCCGGGCGAGCTGTTCCTCGTCGTCAACGCCGCCTGCAAGCAGGCCGACCTCGCGCATCTGCGGGCCGGACTGCCGGGAGTGGCGGTCGAGTATCTGGGCGACGATGCGGGCCTGCTGGCGCTCCAGGGGCCGGCTGCGGCCGCGGTGCTGGCGCGGCATGTCCCGGCCGCCGCGGCGATGCCCTTCATGTCGGCGATCACGGCGGACATCCGGGGCATTCCGGTCCGCATCTCCCGCTCCGGCTACACCGGCGAGGACGGCTACGAGATCGGCGCCGCCGGCACTGATGCCGAGGCGCTGGCCCGGCTGCTGCTGGCCGAGCCGGAGGTGGCCCCGATCGGCCTCGGCGCCCGCGACTCGCTGCGGCTGGAGGCGGGGCTCTGCCTCTACGGCCACGACATCGACACGACCACGACGCCGGTCGAGGCGGCCCTGACCTGGGCCGTCGCCAAGCGCCGGCGCGAGGAGGGGGGATTCCCCGGTGCCGCCCTGGTGCAGCGCCAGTTCCGGGAGGGTGCGGTCCGCAAGCGGGTCGGCATCCTGCCCGAGGGCCGCGCCCCGGCGCGCGAGCATACGGAGATCCAGGGCGCCGACGGCGCCGTCATCGGCAGCATCACCAGCGGCGGCTTCGGCCCCAGCGTCAACGGTCCGGTCGCCATGGGCTACGTGGCTGCGGCGCATGCCGCGGTCGGCACGCCGGTGAACCTGATGGTCCGCGGCAAGGCGCTGCCGGCGAAGGTCGCGGCGCTGCCGTTCGTTCCGCACCGCTACTACAGGGGTTGA
- the gcvH gene encoding glycine cleavage system protein GcvH, which produces MIRFTKDHEWVRVQDGIATVGITDYAQQALGDVVFVEVPEAGRALERGKDAAVVESVKAASEVYAPADGTVTEGNTGLTDNPALVNSDPMGEGWFFRMKLADPAQLDGLMDEAAYSAYVEAL; this is translated from the coding sequence ATGATCAGGTTCACCAAGGATCACGAGTGGGTGCGCGTGCAGGACGGGATCGCCACGGTCGGCATCACCGACTATGCGCAGCAGGCGCTGGGCGACGTGGTCTTCGTCGAGGTGCCCGAGGCCGGCCGCGCGCTGGAGCGGGGCAAGGATGCCGCCGTCGTCGAGTCGGTGAAGGCCGCGTCCGAGGTCTATGCGCCGGCCGACGGCACCGTGACCGAGGGCAACACCGGCCTGACCGACAATCCGGCCCTGGTCAACAGCGACCCGATGGGCGAGGGCTGGTTCTTCCGGATGAAGCTGGCCGACCCGGCCCAGCTCGACGGGCTGATGGACGAGGCCGCCTACTCCGCCTACGTCGAGGCGCTCTGA
- the gcvPA gene encoding aminomethyl-transferring glycine dehydrogenase subunit GcvPA produces the protein MRYLPLTEADRQAMLARIGVPDVDALFRDVPQAARLTAPIDGLPLHMGELEVDRLLSGMAAKNLTAGSVPSFLGAGAYRHHVPASVDQMLLRGEFLTSYTPYQPEVAQGTLQYLFEFQTQVAEITGMEVANASMYDGATGTAEAVLMATRLTRRSKAVLSGGLHPHYREVVATTCGVLGMEVAAQAPDPTDAEDLLPLVDDATACVVVQTPSLFGHPRDLSELAAACHAKGALLIAVVTEVVSLGLLTPPGRMGADIVVCEGQSIGNPLNFGGPHVGLFATREKFVRQMPGRLCGQTADAEGKRGFVLTLSTREQHIRREKATSNICTNSGLCALAFTIHMALLGGEGFARLARLNHAKAVTLADRLAAVPGVEVLNGAFFNEFTLRLPRPAAPVVEALAQRRILAGVPVSRLYPGEAGLETLLLVAATETNTEADMDALVHGLQEVLR, from the coding sequence ATGCGTTACCTGCCCCTGACGGAGGCCGACCGCCAGGCCATGCTGGCGCGCATCGGCGTGCCGGACGTGGACGCGCTGTTCCGCGACGTGCCCCAGGCGGCCCGGCTGACGGCGCCCATCGACGGCCTGCCCCTGCACATGGGCGAGCTGGAGGTGGACCGCCTGCTCTCCGGCATGGCGGCGAAGAACCTGACGGCGGGCTCCGTCCCCAGCTTCCTGGGGGCGGGGGCCTACCGCCACCATGTCCCGGCCTCCGTGGACCAGATGCTGCTGCGCGGGGAGTTCCTGACCTCCTACACGCCGTACCAGCCGGAGGTCGCGCAGGGGACGTTGCAGTACCTGTTCGAGTTCCAGACCCAGGTCGCGGAGATCACCGGCATGGAGGTGGCGAACGCCTCCATGTACGACGGCGCCACCGGCACGGCCGAGGCGGTGCTGATGGCCACCCGCCTGACCCGCCGCAGCAAGGCGGTGCTGTCCGGTGGCCTGCATCCGCACTACCGCGAGGTGGTGGCGACCACCTGCGGCGTGCTGGGCATGGAGGTCGCGGCGCAGGCGCCCGATCCGACGGATGCGGAGGATCTGCTGCCGCTGGTGGATGACGCCACGGCCTGCGTCGTCGTGCAGACGCCGTCGCTGTTCGGCCATCCGCGCGACCTGTCGGAGCTGGCGGCCGCCTGCCACGCCAAGGGGGCGCTGCTGATCGCCGTCGTCACCGAGGTGGTGAGCCTGGGCCTGCTGACCCCGCCGGGCCGGATGGGCGCCGACATCGTGGTCTGCGAGGGCCAGTCGATCGGCAACCCGCTGAACTTCGGCGGCCCCCATGTCGGGCTGTTCGCCACGCGGGAGAAGTTCGTCCGCCAGATGCCGGGCCGCCTCTGCGGCCAGACGGCGGACGCGGAGGGCAAGCGCGGCTTCGTGCTGACCCTGTCCACCCGCGAGCAGCACATCCGGCGCGAGAAGGCGACCTCCAACATCTGCACCAACAGCGGGCTCTGCGCGCTGGCCTTCACCATCCACATGGCGCTGCTGGGCGGCGAGGGCTTCGCCCGGCTGGCCCGGCTGAACCACGCCAAGGCGGTGACGCTGGCCGACCGGCTGGCGGCGGTACCGGGGGTGGAGGTGCTGAACGGCGCCTTCTTCAACGAGTTCACCCTGCGCCTGCCGCGGCCGGCCGCTCCGGTGGTGGAGGCGCTGGCGCAGCGCCGCATCCTGGCGGGCGTTCCCGTCTCCCGTCTCTATCCCGGCGAGGCCGGGCTGGAGACCCTGCTGCTGGTGGCGGCGACCGAGACCAACACCGAAGCCGACATGGACGCGCTGGTCCACGGGCTTCAGGAGGTGCTGCGATGA
- a CDS encoding M16 family metallopeptidase, whose translation MSGVRVTTLPNGLRVATDPMPGVQTASVGVWIGVGSRHEPEAANGVAHLVEHMLFKGTDRRDAFRISAEIEDVGGHLNAYTGREHTTYYAKVLKEDVALALDLLADMIQHSRFDPADLDKERQVVIQEIGQAEDTPDDIIYDHWLATAFRGQALGRPILGTAEVVAALPREALTGYVAANYTAANMVVAAAGNVEHDRVVDLVARLFGGLPAGTAQSAVRVDWNGGDFREDRDLEQLHILLGFDGVPLPDPDYYASQVLSTLLGGGMSSRLFQEVREKRGLVYSVHSFAWPMTDAGVFGIYAGTGPERTEELVPVVCDQVRAIANGLSPEEVTRARAQLKASQLMSLESTTNRAEQLAHALLVFDRPVPPEEIIARVDAVDADALRRVAARIFGSRPVLAALGPIGRLEPYERLAARLA comes from the coding sequence TCGCCACCGATCCGATGCCGGGCGTGCAGACGGCCAGCGTCGGCGTCTGGATCGGCGTCGGCAGCCGGCACGAGCCGGAGGCGGCGAACGGCGTCGCCCATCTGGTCGAGCACATGTTGTTCAAAGGCACTGACCGGCGCGATGCCTTCCGCATCAGCGCCGAGATCGAGGATGTCGGCGGCCATCTGAACGCCTATACCGGGCGCGAGCACACCACCTACTACGCCAAGGTGCTGAAAGAGGACGTGGCGCTGGCGCTCGACCTGCTGGCCGACATGATCCAGCATTCGCGCTTCGATCCCGCCGATCTGGACAAGGAGCGTCAGGTCGTCATCCAGGAGATCGGTCAGGCCGAGGACACGCCCGACGACATCATCTACGACCACTGGCTCGCCACGGCCTTCCGCGGGCAGGCGCTGGGCCGGCCCATCCTGGGCACGGCCGAGGTGGTGGCGGCGCTGCCGCGCGAGGCGCTGACCGGCTATGTCGCGGCGAACTACACGGCCGCCAACATGGTGGTGGCCGCCGCCGGCAACGTGGAGCACGACCGCGTCGTGGACCTTGTCGCCCGGCTGTTCGGCGGGCTGCCGGCCGGCACGGCGCAGAGCGCGGTCCGGGTGGACTGGAACGGGGGCGACTTCCGCGAGGACCGCGACCTGGAGCAGCTCCACATCCTGCTGGGCTTCGACGGCGTTCCCCTGCCGGACCCGGACTACTACGCCAGCCAGGTGCTCTCCACCCTGCTGGGCGGGGGCATGTCCTCCCGCCTGTTCCAGGAGGTGCGGGAGAAGCGGGGCCTGGTCTACAGCGTCCACAGCTTCGCCTGGCCGATGACCGACGCCGGTGTCTTCGGCATCTATGCCGGCACCGGCCCGGAGCGGACGGAGGAGCTGGTGCCGGTCGTCTGCGACCAGGTGCGCGCCATCGCCAACGGCCTGTCGCCGGAGGAGGTCACCCGCGCCCGGGCCCAGCTCAAGGCCAGCCAGCTCATGTCGCTGGAAAGCACGACGAACCGGGCGGAACAGCTCGCCCACGCGCTGCTCGTCTTCGACCGGCCGGTGCCGCCGGAGGAGATCATCGCCAGGGTGGACGCGGTGGATGCCGATGCGCTGCGCCGGGTGGCGGCGCGCATCTTCGGCAGCCGGCCCGTCCTGGCCGCCCTGGGACCGATCGGGAGGCTGGAGCCGTATGAGCGGCTCGCGGCGCGGCTGGCGTGA
- a CDS encoding peroxiredoxin produces MSIKVGERIPSVTLKHLTESGMQEIGTDEIFAGRKVVLFAVPGAFTPTCSAKHLPGFVEQAEAIRAKGVDQIVCMAVNDPFVMHAWAKANNVNGRILMLPDGNGTLTRALGLEMDGTAYNLGLRCQRFALVAEDGVVTALNVEKPGAFEVSSAEAVLKLL; encoded by the coding sequence ATGAGCATCAAGGTCGGCGAGCGGATTCCGTCGGTGACGCTGAAGCACCTGACCGAGTCCGGCATGCAGGAGATCGGCACCGACGAGATCTTCGCCGGCAGGAAGGTGGTGCTGTTCGCCGTGCCGGGTGCCTTCACCCCCACCTGCTCGGCCAAGCACCTGCCCGGCTTCGTCGAACAGGCCGAAGCGATCCGGGCCAAGGGCGTGGACCAGATCGTCTGCATGGCGGTGAACGATCCCTTCGTCATGCATGCCTGGGCCAAGGCGAACAATGTCAACGGCCGCATCCTGATGCTGCCGGACGGTAACGGCACCCTGACCCGCGCGCTGGGGCTGGAGATGGACGGCACGGCCTACAATCTCGGCCTGCGCTGCCAGCGCTTCGCCCTGGTCGCGGAGGACGGGGTGGTCACGGCGCTGAACGTGGAGAAGCCCGGCGCCTTCGAGGTCTCTTCCGCCGAGGCGGTGCTGAAGCTGCTCTGA
- a CDS encoding GNAT family N-acetyltransferase, giving the protein MTSRLPPVPLRLFQAGFLSPPAIRLDGEAVFIRPPQARDWRDWADLREASREFLTPWEPTWPPDALSRPAFLRRVRRQAVEWREDEGYSFLVFERGTEALVGGIGLSNVRRGVAQMGTMGYWVGRPYARRGYTSEAARLVLGFAFGQLGLHRVEAACLPSNIPSQGVLEKAGFSREGYARGYLRIDGKWADHVLFGILRDDWRG; this is encoded by the coding sequence GTGACCTCACGGCTGCCGCCCGTGCCGCTGCGCCTGTTCCAGGCGGGCTTCCTCAGTCCCCCGGCGATCCGGCTGGACGGGGAGGCGGTGTTCATCCGCCCGCCGCAGGCCCGTGACTGGCGTGACTGGGCGGACCTGCGGGAGGCCAGCCGTGAATTCCTCACCCCCTGGGAGCCGACCTGGCCGCCCGACGCCCTGAGCCGCCCGGCCTTCCTGCGCCGGGTGCGGCGGCAGGCGGTGGAATGGCGGGAGGACGAGGGCTACAGCTTCCTGGTCTTCGAGCGCGGCACGGAGGCCCTGGTCGGCGGCATCGGCCTGTCCAACGTGCGCCGCGGCGTGGCCCAGATGGGCACCATGGGCTACTGGGTCGGCCGCCCCTATGCGCGGCGCGGCTACACCAGCGAGGCGGCCCGGCTGGTGCTGGGCTTCGCCTTCGGCCAGCTCGGCCTGCATCGGGTGGAGGCCGCCTGCCTGCCCAGCAACATCCCCAGCCAGGGGGTGCTGGAGAAGGCGGGATTCTCCCGCGAGGGCTATGCCCGCGGCTATCTCCGCATCGACGGCAAGTGGGCCGACCACGTCCTGTTCGGCATCCTGCGCGACGACTGGCGGGGTTAG
- the rnhA gene encoding ribonuclease HI has product MSAEKLLVDIYTDGACSGNPGPGGWGAILRWKGTEKELKGGERLTTNNRMELMAAIQALEALKRPVTVRLHTDSQYVKNGITTWIHGWKKNGWKTAGRDPVKNADLWQRLDELVGRHTVEFHWVKGHAGHPENERADQLAREGMRDTLAAPAA; this is encoded by the coding sequence ATGAGCGCGGAGAAACTGCTGGTGGACATCTACACCGACGGGGCGTGCAGCGGCAATCCGGGCCCGGGCGGCTGGGGCGCCATCCTGCGCTGGAAGGGCACCGAGAAGGAACTGAAGGGCGGCGAGCGCCTGACCACCAACAACCGGATGGAGCTGATGGCCGCCATCCAGGCGCTGGAGGCGCTGAAGCGGCCCGTGACGGTGCGGCTGCACACCGACAGCCAGTACGTCAAGAACGGCATCACCACCTGGATCCACGGCTGGAAGAAGAACGGCTGGAAGACCGCCGGTCGTGACCCGGTGAAGAATGCCGACCTCTGGCAGCGGCTGGACGAACTGGTCGGCCGCCACACGGTGGAGTTCCACTGGGTCAAGGGCCATGCCGGCCACCCGGAGAACGAACGCGCCGACCAGCTTGCCCGCGAGGGCATGCGCGACACCCTCGCCGCCCCCGCGGCATAG
- a CDS encoding PspC domain-containing protein, giving the protein MTTFDHIARSARSRRICKDPANGLIFGVCAGIAWWLGIKAWAVRAAAVLLLLLWTGPALVAYLLAALLLGNRPYDRYEDFVRRYGDDLGGSAGDRSGHRGWR; this is encoded by the coding sequence GTGACCACCTTCGACCACATCGCCCGCAGTGCCCGCAGCCGCCGCATCTGCAAGGACCCCGCCAACGGCCTGATCTTCGGCGTCTGCGCCGGCATCGCCTGGTGGCTGGGCATCAAGGCCTGGGCCGTGCGGGCCGCGGCGGTCCTGCTGCTGCTGCTCTGGACCGGCCCGGCCCTGGTCGCCTACCTGCTGGCCGCCCTGCTGCTGGGCAACCGCCCCTACGACCGTTACGAGGACTTCGTGCGCCGCTACGGCGATGACCTTGGCGGGTCCGCCGGCGACCGTTCCGGCCATCGCGGCTGGCGCTGA
- a CDS encoding YqgE/AlgH family protein: MKHSEIPRFLTGQLLIAMPQMPDPRFARTVIYVCAHTADGAMGLVINRLFGGIGFADLLEQLDIETEYPLDHMSVHYGGPVEGGRGFVLHSTDYARDATMMVDDEVALTATVDILRAIAEGRGPKHALLALGYAGWGAGQLDAEMQNNGWLHAPADPELLFDGDLETKWERAIAKLGVSLSMLSADAGHA; encoded by the coding sequence ATGAAGCATTCGGAGATTCCCCGTTTCCTGACGGGACAACTGCTGATCGCCATGCCGCAGATGCCGGACCCGCGTTTCGCCCGCACGGTCATCTATGTCTGCGCCCACACGGCCGACGGGGCGATGGGGCTGGTGATCAACCGCCTGTTCGGCGGCATCGGCTTCGCCGACCTGCTGGAACAGCTCGACATCGAGACCGAGTACCCGCTCGACCACATGAGCGTGCATTACGGCGGCCCGGTGGAGGGCGGACGCGGCTTCGTCCTGCACAGCACGGACTATGCGCGCGACGCCACGATGATGGTGGACGACGAGGTGGCCCTGACCGCCACGGTGGACATCCTGCGCGCCATCGCCGAGGGGCGGGGTCCGAAGCACGCCCTGCTGGCGCTGGGCTATGCCGGCTGGGGCGCCGGGCAGCTCGATGCCGAGATGCAGAACAACGGCTGGCTGCACGCCCCGGCGGACCCGGAGCTGCTGTTCGACGGCGACCTGGAGACGAAGTGGGAGCGCGCCATCGCCAAGCTGGGCGTCTCGCTCTCCATGCTCTCCGCCGACGCCGGCCACGCCTGA
- a CDS encoding type II toxin-antitoxin system Phd/YefM family antitoxin: MPTVSATEFVRNFGKYREQVTREQITVTDQGKVAGVFISADDAVLLALAKEGRQACHVRDLPADLRDAVRTAAPDDEMLALDRLMEGR, from the coding sequence ATGCCGACCGTTAGCGCAACGGAGTTCGTCCGGAACTTCGGAAAGTACCGCGAGCAGGTGACCCGTGAGCAGATCACGGTCACCGATCAGGGAAAGGTGGCCGGCGTCTTCATCTCGGCCGACGACGCGGTGCTTCTGGCGCTGGCGAAGGAGGGCCGTCAGGCATGTCACGTCCGGGACCTGCCCGCCGACCTGCGCGACGCCGTCCGGACAGCCGCGCCGGATGATGAGATGCTGGCCCTCGACCGGCTGATGGAAGGCCGGTGA
- a CDS encoding PspA/IM30 family protein produces the protein MGLFTRLGNVVEANLTSILDRAEDPELTLAQAIREMEDTLTDVRAGTVRLIAERAEAAAKWREAEFEILEWERRAELALSHRREDLARAALLAKDRVSRAAAPAKAELDAIETAIAKLSEDAARLEAKLAEAHGKRRSLAARHRSAVDRLRVRTRLYDGRIEEAMAAADQLDRHLDEIEARSEVAGYGRKPRGLAAEIDELEAEERVSRELESLRARVAAR, from the coding sequence ATGGGCCTCTTCACCCGCCTCGGCAACGTCGTCGAAGCCAATCTGACGTCCATCCTGGACCGGGCGGAGGACCCGGAACTGACCCTCGCCCAGGCGATCCGGGAGATGGAGGACACCCTCACCGATGTGCGCGCCGGCACGGTCCGGCTGATCGCCGAGCGCGCCGAGGCCGCCGCGAAGTGGCGCGAGGCCGAGTTCGAGATCCTGGAGTGGGAACGCCGGGCCGAACTGGCCCTGAGCCACCGCCGCGAGGATCTGGCCCGTGCCGCCCTGCTGGCCAAGGACCGGGTGTCCCGCGCCGCGGCACCGGCCAAGGCCGAGCTGGACGCCATCGAGACCGCCATCGCCAAGCTGTCGGAGGATGCCGCCCGGCTGGAAGCGAAGCTGGCGGAGGCGCACGGCAAGCGCCGCTCCCTGGCCGCCCGTCACCGCAGCGCGGTGGACCGGCTGCGGGTCCGGACCCGGCTCTATGACGGCCGGATCGAGGAGGCGATGGCCGCCGCGGACCAGCTCGACCGGCACCTGGACGAGATCGAGGCCCGCAGCGAGGTGGCCGGCTACGGCCGCAAGCCCCGCGGCCTTGCCGCCGAGATCGACGAACTTGAGGCGGAGGAGCGGGTGAGCCGCGAACTGGAGTCGCTCCGCGCCCGTGTCGCCGCCCGCTGA
- the ispH gene encoding 4-hydroxy-3-methylbut-2-enyl diphosphate reductase has protein sequence MTAVTHSPDKPALHILLAAPRGFCAGVDRAIQIVEVALQKFGAPVYVRHEIVHNRFVVESLERKGAVFVKELDEVPDDRPVVFSAHGVPKAIPAEAQRRNMIYVDATCPLVSKVHREAERHHESGLRIVLIGHAGHPEVVGTMGQLPPGSVVLVETAEDAERLNPEDPHNLAFVTQTTLSVDDTAGIVEVLRRRFPDIAGPKKEDICYATTNRQGAVKAIAGRADAILVVGAPNSSNSVRLVEVAKVQGCTRAMLVQRAEQIDWSLLEGVATLGITAGASAPEVLVEEVIDALRGRYHVTIEEVVTATEAVTFKLPKVLAAD, from the coding sequence GTGACTGCCGTGACGCACAGCCCCGACAAGCCCGCCCTGCATATCCTGCTGGCCGCCCCGCGCGGCTTCTGCGCCGGCGTCGACCGGGCCATCCAGATCGTGGAGGTGGCGTTGCAGAAGTTCGGCGCCCCCGTCTATGTCCGGCACGAGATCGTCCACAACCGTTTCGTGGTGGAGAGCCTGGAGCGCAAGGGCGCCGTCTTCGTCAAGGAACTGGACGAGGTGCCCGACGACCGCCCGGTGGTGTTCTCCGCCCACGGCGTGCCGAAGGCGATCCCGGCCGAGGCGCAGCGGCGCAACATGATCTATGTGGACGCGACCTGCCCGCTCGTCTCCAAGGTCCACCGCGAAGCCGAGCGGCACCACGAGTCCGGCCTCCGGATCGTGCTGATCGGGCATGCCGGCCATCCGGAGGTGGTCGGCACCATGGGCCAGCTCCCGCCCGGTTCGGTCGTGCTGGTGGAGACGGCGGAGGATGCCGAGCGGCTGAACCCCGAGGACCCGCACAATCTGGCCTTCGTCACCCAGACGACCCTCTCGGTGGACGACACGGCCGGCATCGTCGAGGTGCTGCGCCGCCGCTTCCCCGACATCGCCGGGCCGAAGAAGGAGGACATCTGCTACGCCACCACCAACCGGCAGGGCGCCGTGAAGGCCATCGCCGGCCGGGCCGACGCGATCCTGGTGGTGGGGGCGCCGAACTCCTCCAACTCGGTGCGGCTGGTGGAGGTGGCGAAGGTCCAGGGCTGCACCCGCGCCATGCTGGTGCAGCGGGCGGAGCAGATCGACTGGTCGCTGCTGGAGGGGGTCGCCACCCTGGGCATCACGGCGGGCGCCTCCGCCCCCGAGGTGCTGGTCGAGGAGGTGATCGACGCCCTGCGCGGGCGCTACCATGTCACCATCGAGGAGGTGGTGACAGCGACCGAGGCCGTGACCTTCAAGCTGCCGAAGGTGCTGGCGGCGGACTAG
- a CDS encoding homoserine kinase — protein sequence MAVYTEVSDDDLRSFVAQYDLGAVVSCKGIAEGVENSNYLLVTETGPFILTLYEKRVDPADLPFFLGLMEHLSARGVTCPLPVRGRDGEALRSLCGRPAVIVTFLAGMWPRRIQPEHCAALGEGLARLHLAGADFPLRRANALSLDGWRTLHDATHGRADAVKPGLAAALTAELAELERRWPADLPCGVIHADLFPDNVFFRDGALSGLIDFYFACNDILAYDVAVCLNAWCFEADGSFNVTKARLMLASYMKVRPLSAAELEALPLLARGSALRFLLTRLYDWLNTPAGALVKRKDPLEYLHKLRFHQQVRGIGEYGLTLPAGAA from the coding sequence ATGGCCGTCTATACCGAAGTCTCCGACGACGATCTGCGCAGCTTCGTCGCCCAGTACGATCTGGGCGCGGTGGTCTCGTGCAAGGGCATCGCGGAGGGGGTGGAGAACAGCAACTACCTTCTGGTGACGGAGACGGGTCCCTTCATCCTGACGCTTTACGAGAAGCGGGTGGACCCGGCCGACCTGCCCTTCTTCCTGGGGCTGATGGAGCATCTGTCGGCCCGCGGCGTGACCTGTCCCCTGCCCGTGCGCGGGCGCGACGGGGAGGCGTTGCGCAGCCTGTGCGGCCGGCCGGCGGTGATCGTCACCTTCCTGGCCGGCATGTGGCCGCGGCGCATCCAGCCCGAGCACTGCGCCGCCCTGGGCGAAGGGCTGGCGCGGCTGCATCTGGCCGGGGCGGATTTCCCGCTGCGCCGGGCCAACGCCCTGTCGCTGGACGGCTGGCGCACGCTGCACGACGCGACGCACGGGCGCGCCGACGCGGTGAAGCCCGGCCTTGCCGCGGCGCTGACGGCGGAACTGGCGGAGCTGGAACGGCGCTGGCCGGCGGACCTGCCCTGCGGCGTCATCCATGCCGACCTGTTCCCGGACAATGTCTTCTTCCGCGACGGCGCGCTGTCCGGGCTGATCGACTTCTATTTCGCCTGCAACGACATCCTGGCCTACGACGTGGCGGTCTGCCTGAACGCCTGGTGCTTCGAGGCGGACGGCTCGTTCAACGTGACGAAGGCGCGGCTGATGCTGGCCAGCTACATGAAGGTGCGCCCGCTGTCGGCGGCGGAGCTGGAGGCGCTGCCGCTGCTGGCGCGGGGCAGCGCCCTGCGCTTCCTGCTGACCCGTCTCTATGACTGGCTGAACACGCCGGCGGGGGCGCTGGTCAAGCGCAAGGACCCGCTGGAATACCTGCACAAGCTGCGTTTCCACCAGCAGGTCCGCGGCATCGGCGAATACGGGCTCACGCTGCCGGCGGGGGCCGCATGA